A stretch of Clostridium formicaceticum DNA encodes these proteins:
- a CDS encoding IS3 family transposase, protein MKKVGRNRKGARLNLIKHEHKYLAIQALSSEKGYTTSILCEILEISRSAYHKWLRREKSQRELENEYLLKLVIESYEERSGILGYRQMTIKIRREHSIMVNHKRIYRIMRSVGLKSVCRRKRKNYIKSTPEITAENILNRDFNASNIHQKWLTDVTEFKYGDGKKAYLSAILDLGDKSIVSYVIGKSNNNILVFETFNKAIENYPNAKPIFHSDRGFQYTSKVFKKKLDQAGMVQSMSRVGRCIDNGPMEGF, encoded by the coding sequence ATTAAAAAAGTTGGAAGAAATCGAAAGGGGGCGAGGTTAAATCTTATCAAACATGAGCATAAATACCTTGCTATTCAGGCGCTATCTTCAGAAAAAGGCTATACAACATCAATTCTTTGTGAAATCTTAGAAATCAGTCGTTCAGCATATCATAAATGGCTTCGCCGAGAGAAAAGTCAAAGAGAACTGGAAAATGAATATCTCTTAAAACTTGTAATAGAGTCATATGAAGAAAGAAGTGGCATTCTTGGCTACCGCCAGATGACGATTAAAATCCGTCGTGAACACAGCATAATGGTCAATCATAAAAGAATATATCGCATTATGCGTAGTGTGGGATTAAAGTCTGTATGTCGTAGAAAAAGAAAAAACTATATAAAATCTACCCCTGAGATTACAGCAGAAAATATATTAAACAGAGATTTTAATGCAAGTAATATCCATCAAAAATGGCTTACCGATGTTACAGAATTCAAATATGGCGATGGAAAGAAAGCATACCTGAGTGCTATTTTAGATCTTGGAGACAAGAGCATTGTTTCTTATGTCATTGGCAAATCAAATAACAATATACTTGTGTTTGAAACCTTTAATAAAGCTATTGAAAATTATCCTAATGCAAAACCTATCTTCCATAGTGATCGTGGTTTTCAGTATACCAGCAAGGTGTTTAAGAAGAAACTTGATCAAGCTGGAATGGTTCAAAGTATGTCCCGCGTTGGACGTTGTATTGATAATGGACCTATGGAAGGGTTTTAG
- a CDS encoding helix-turn-helix domain-containing protein has translation MGRKSNVPSEIKIAAVEDYLKSKKSVAQICEELSVGNTTVREWIKIYESKGELGLLPMTRNIGYSKELKIKAVEEYLAGNGSALDISMKYGLRSKKQLQNWIMKYNSHEEIKSSEAGENRIMTKGRRTTLEERIAIVGYCIENGTDYNGTSRKYQVSYQQVRSWVIKFEESGIDGLLDRRGKCKPEDQLTEVEKLKAQMQLLEAKNKRLEMENALLKKLEEIERGRG, from the coding sequence ATGGGGAGAAAATCTAATGTACCATCCGAAATAAAAATAGCAGCAGTAGAAGACTATTTAAAATCTAAAAAGAGCGTTGCACAAATATGTGAAGAACTATCAGTTGGCAATACTACGGTAAGAGAATGGATTAAGATTTATGAGTCAAAGGGAGAATTGGGATTATTGCCTATGACAAGAAATATCGGCTATTCTAAGGAACTAAAAATTAAAGCTGTAGAAGAATATTTAGCAGGAAATGGTTCCGCTTTGGATATTAGCATGAAATATGGATTGCGTTCAAAGAAACAACTTCAAAACTGGATTATGAAGTATAATAGTCATGAAGAGATTAAATCATCAGAAGCAGGGGAGAATCGAATCATGACTAAAGGAAGAAGAACAACCTTAGAAGAACGAATTGCTATTGTTGGATATTGCATAGAAAATGGAACGGACTATAATGGAACTTCTAGAAAATATCAGGTTTCATACCAGCAAGTGCGTAGCTGGGTGATAAAATTCGAAGAATCAGGAATTGATGGACTTTTAGATCGAAGAGGGAAATGTAAGCCAGAAGATCAACTGACGGAAGTTGAGAAACTTAAAGCACAAATGCAGCTACTAGAAGCCAAAAATAAACGTTTAGAAATGGAAAATGCTCTATTAAAAAAGTTGGAAGAAATCGAAAGGGGGCGAGGTTAA
- a CDS encoding AraC family transcriptional regulator, which yields MESWQAVQQTLDFIENNLSEKIGIEQLSQMACLSPFYYQRLFRRLVSKPVMEYVKLRRLANASEALTSGNHRIIDVGLALGFEHHETFTRSFKDAYGLTPDAYRKQPRPLSHFIKPDLSMKYHLIDENVPLVANGIILEVSRRNFRRNLPFSRHFTGLSIETKFSDNPSIDFLAELWHNFHNKKSVIDNLKQDGNEIGVGSPSEKEGYLRYFAGAEVDSSNTQNEFTHFEMSAGKYVVCRFEAENFHLLTTDALDKAVKYMYGTWLLKNEIKTELLMLELYLDISPEGTAMEIWFKIIDD from the coding sequence ATGGAATCATGGCAAGCGGTACAGCAAACTTTAGATTTTATTGAAAACAACTTATCAGAGAAAATCGGAATTGAACAGTTATCACAGATGGCATGTTTATCACCCTTTTATTATCAGAGATTGTTCCGGCGTTTAGTGAGTAAGCCTGTAATGGAATATGTGAAATTACGACGATTGGCAAATGCATCGGAAGCTTTAACTAGTGGGAACCACCGCATTATTGATGTGGGGCTGGCATTAGGATTTGAACATCATGAAACCTTTACACGCTCTTTTAAGGATGCATATGGTTTAACCCCTGATGCTTACCGCAAACAACCAAGGCCCTTATCCCATTTCATCAAACCAGACTTATCTATGAAGTATCACTTAATAGATGAAAATGTACCACTTGTGGCAAATGGAATTATTTTAGAAGTAAGTCGGCGAAATTTTCGGCGAAATTTACCGTTTTCTCGTCATTTTACTGGATTATCTATTGAAACTAAATTTTCTGATAACCCAAGCATAGACTTCTTAGCGGAGCTATGGCATAATTTTCACAATAAAAAAAGTGTTATTGATAACTTAAAACAAGATGGAAATGAAATAGGTGTCGGCAGCCCAAGTGAAAAAGAAGGTTATCTTCGGTATTTTGCAGGTGCAGAGGTAGATAGCTCTAATACTCAAAATGAATTTACTCATTTTGAAATGTCTGCTGGGAAGTATGTAGTTTGTAGGTTTGAAGCAGAAAACTTTCATCTTCTGACAACCGATGCACTGGATAAAGCGGTTAAATATATGTATGGAACTTGGCTCTTAAAAAATGAAATAAAAACAGAACTTTTAATGTTAGAATTGTACTTGGATATTTCACCAGAAGGTACTGCTATGGAAATCTGGTTTAAAATAATAGATGATTAG
- the msrA gene encoding peptide-methionine (S)-S-oxide reductase MsrA, with protein MKEIVLAGGCFWGIEAYLSRIPGAKETKVGYANGHAENPTYEEVCTSETGHTEACYVAFDEKIIDLESLLNDFWKVIDPTTRNRQGPDIGSQYRTGIYYIKEADLEVILKTKEQQQKRYARPIVTEIEPLTCFYPAEEYHQKYLEKNPRGYCHIDLNSL; from the coding sequence ATGAAAGAAATAGTATTGGCAGGAGGTTGTTTTTGGGGAATAGAAGCATATCTTTCCCGGATACCAGGGGCGAAAGAAACAAAGGTGGGCTATGCAAATGGACATGCAGAAAACCCAACCTATGAAGAAGTATGCACATCTGAAACAGGACACACAGAAGCTTGCTATGTTGCATTTGATGAAAAAATTATTGATCTGGAAAGCTTGCTGAATGACTTTTGGAAAGTAATTGATCCCACCACACGAAATCGACAAGGACCAGATATAGGCAGCCAATACAGGACAGGCATCTACTATATAAAAGAAGCAGATTTGGAAGTCATTCTAAAAACCAAAGAACAGCAGCAGAAACGATATGCCAGACCTATTGTAACGGAAATTGAACCTTTAACATGCTTTTATCCTGCTGAAGAATATCATCAAAAATATCTGGAAAAGAATCCGAGGGGATATTGTCATATTGATTTAAATAGTTTGTAA
- a CDS encoding ATP-binding protein, with translation MTMLKNTDKSQQLTFGDHACLLYSNMDDYRHIAVHYIIEGLIHDEKVLCIIDEYPKALLLEDLEKKNIDTHKSLASGQLIINNVKNVYQNPAGFNPYKTLEYWNEQLQMIKREKFHGFRVLAEMIFAADGTEKTLHALMEYEMLSNTHSMHFYDNHLYLCVFDKRKFPIFILEDMIKKHTAIINGIELIKPNPYYVNIKEQLREHAERISLRKHFTLETGTDHESTDAKPFKKNKDMEILRYVLSATGDGIWEWNIETNEVYFSKAFFNILGYGEDETIKDCSELVKLIHPKDVSEFIGIIYKCCRNEVHRFSHEVRFKKKIGEYAWLRVKGVSIQKDIGSGKLLSMVGVINDVTEKKKIKRELDEKIYLEKLRTDFFANLSHELRTPINIILGSLQLQELHINADKYSECIDKYKKTQKRMKQNCYRLLRIVNNLIDITRIDAGFYTPNFKNFDIVKLIKDIVLSVEDYIKNTGLSIKFHTNINRLIIACDPEKIERIILNLLSNAVKFTESGGKINVKISVDNNEVIIAIKDSGIGIPQEKLDDIFNRFSQVDKSLSRNHEGSGIGLALVKSLVEMHGGRISAKSQLNNGSQFTISLPIRLVSQQRSLQEAKTIGETNVERIHIEFSDIYF, from the coding sequence ATGACAATGTTGAAAAACACTGATAAGTCACAACAACTAACTTTCGGTGACCATGCTTGTTTATTGTATAGCAATATGGATGACTACAGGCATATTGCTGTTCATTATATCATAGAAGGACTAATTCATGATGAAAAAGTACTATGTATAATTGATGAGTATCCTAAAGCTCTATTACTTGAAGATCTTGAAAAGAAAAATATAGATACACATAAATCTCTGGCTTCAGGGCAGTTGATTATTAATAATGTCAAAAACGTTTATCAGAACCCAGCTGGCTTTAATCCTTATAAAACATTAGAATATTGGAATGAACAGTTGCAAATGATAAAAAGAGAAAAATTTCATGGTTTTAGGGTATTAGCTGAAATGATTTTTGCAGCTGATGGTACAGAAAAAACTCTTCATGCCCTCATGGAATATGAAATGCTATCAAATACCCATTCGATGCATTTTTATGATAATCATCTATATTTATGTGTCTTTGATAAAAGAAAGTTCCCTATTTTTATTTTAGAAGATATGATAAAAAAACACACAGCCATAATCAATGGCATAGAATTAATTAAACCGAATCCATATTATGTGAATATTAAAGAACAGCTAAGAGAGCACGCTGAAAGAATATCCCTTAGAAAACATTTTACCTTAGAGACAGGAACTGATCATGAGTCTACAGATGCTAAACCATTTAAGAAAAACAAAGATATGGAAATCTTGCGATATGTTCTTAGCGCTACAGGAGATGGCATTTGGGAATGGAATATTGAAACAAACGAAGTTTATTTTAGCAAAGCTTTTTTTAATATATTAGGTTATGGAGAAGATGAAACTATAAAAGATTGTAGTGAACTAGTAAAACTAATACATCCCAAAGATGTTAGCGAATTTATAGGCATCATATATAAATGTTGCAGAAATGAAGTTCATCGTTTTAGTCATGAAGTAAGATTTAAGAAAAAAATAGGAGAGTACGCATGGTTACGTGTAAAAGGTGTATCTATCCAGAAAGATATAGGTAGCGGCAAACTTCTTAGTATGGTAGGTGTAATTAACGATGTTACTGAAAAAAAGAAAATAAAAAGAGAGTTAGATGAAAAAATCTATTTGGAAAAGTTAAGAACAGATTTTTTTGCGAATCTTTCCCATGAGCTTAGAACCCCTATTAATATCATCCTAGGTAGCCTACAATTACAAGAGTTGCATATAAATGCAGATAAATACAGTGAATGCATAGACAAATACAAGAAAACGCAAAAAAGGATGAAGCAAAATTGTTACAGACTTTTAAGAATTGTCAATAACTTGATTGATATAACTAGGATTGACGCTGGATTTTACACCCCTAACTTTAAAAACTTTGATATAGTAAAACTTATAAAAGATATTGTACTGTCAGTCGAGGATTATATAAAAAACACAGGCTTAAGCATAAAATTTCATACTAACATAAATCGCCTCATTATAGCCTGTGATCCTGAAAAAATTGAAAGAATCATACTTAACCTTCTTTCGAATGCCGTTAAATTTACGGAATCAGGAGGAAAAATAAATGTCAAAATAAGCGTAGATAATAATGAAGTAATCATCGCCATAAAGGATTCTGGGATAGGCATACCTCAGGAAAAATTAGATGATATATTTAATAGATTTTCACAAGTAGATAAGTCTTTATCCAGGAATCATGAAGGCAGTGGCATAGGCTTGGCTTTAGTAAAATCTCTGGTTGAAATGCATGGAGGTAGGATTTCTGCAAAAAGTCAATTGAATAATGGAAGCCAGTTCACCATCTCACTTCCAATACGGTTAGTTAGTCAACAACGCTCCTTGCAAGAGGCTAAAACGATTGGTGAAACAAATGTAGAAAGAATACATATTGAGTTTTCAGATATCTATTTCTAA
- a CDS encoding BlaI/MecI/CopY family transcriptional regulator, whose translation MDKFNLCESEYRFASIVWENEPVGSGELVKLCNDKLGWKKSTTYTVLKKLCDREILKNENATVRAIIKQEQVQKFESQKFLDKTFNGSLPRFIASFMSDKKLSKAEADALKKLIDSYKEE comes from the coding sequence ATGGATAAATTTAATCTTTGCGAAAGTGAATATCGTTTTGCAAGCATTGTTTGGGAAAATGAGCCAGTTGGTTCTGGAGAACTTGTGAAGCTTTGTAATGATAAGCTTGGGTGGAAAAAATCTACAACCTATACTGTTTTGAAAAAACTGTGTGATCGAGAAATATTAAAAAATGAAAACGCCACTGTCCGCGCTATTATAAAACAAGAGCAGGTACAGAAATTTGAAAGCCAGAAGTTTTTAGACAAAACCTTTAATGGTTCATTACCTCGATTTATCGCCAGCTTTATGAGTGATAAAAAGCTATCAAAAGCTGAGGCAGATGCACTTAAAAAGCTGATAGACAGCTATAAGGAGGAATAA
- a CDS encoding M56 family metallopeptidase, with protein MAFFLQELFLSVMNMSITASYVILFVMVGRLFLKKTPKIFSYTLWAVVLFRLVSPFSFSSAFSFLKAGTLSSGKMEYIPFDIGMMGQPQIDTGISGANAVINHSLPAATPYASTNPMQMILFILSIIWILGVLILMTYSFISYLMLKRKVCMAVLLQDNIFECESISTPFVLGIVNPKIYLPKGLSEIEKSYILKHEQIHIRRFDYLIKPCAFLALCVHWFNPFVWLSFVLMSHDMEMSCDERVIKELGTDIKKDYSTSILSLAVNRKMVNGSPLAFGETGAKGRIKNVLNYKRPAFWVSIVTVIAVAAIGIGLVSNPNASIHYKKEKIHMAEIWAEGLKTRDGKLRYEIMSEDMKEKFIVEQKAGSEEWYYNIGYSSPWVVNYEIEVEGDTANIIYYMTDSDGEIYEKTEIITFGKENNQFVIINAREKFAHYEVVRYFAATARGAMETYTEALLESDYPVLLSLVHTENFDPIGQDIWDTVKIDSVKVINEDVRENKACYGLELDIKDGGSSAFEAGVFPRWLWLVKGEGESGWYVEGLMTSGEPDASWWGFQSEQIDEIDMKDLTEKLIITSDRYNNTKYPLIAELSQEGIYLYGINSTGSGVVLKYGENIQVFDWIYTTTRFILPVLEKYDVDDDGKDEIMCVLNVGSGTGLSVYELHILKFDKTAGYIDYAFSDYIEQIKTMFSFTYNENENSILLKTKNDSYTYVLPKEYQELTFKDITYGDIVYFYISDGLEINILPAMVAEEVASPLFLEDIILKGDIRFKDGEFQITSLQIVAN; from the coding sequence ATGGCCTTCTTCTTGCAAGAACTATTTTTAAGCGTAATGAATATGAGTATTACCGCCAGCTATGTTATTTTATTTGTTATGGTTGGAAGGCTGTTTCTTAAAAAGACGCCAAAGATTTTTTCTTATACTTTATGGGCAGTTGTGCTGTTCCGGCTGGTATCTCCCTTTTCTTTTTCCTCTGCCTTTAGCTTTTTAAAAGCAGGTACCTTAAGCTCTGGTAAAATGGAATATATTCCTTTTGATATTGGCATGATGGGACAGCCCCAAATAGATACTGGGATAAGTGGAGCAAATGCTGTTATCAATCATTCTTTACCTGCTGCAACCCCATATGCCAGTACAAATCCTATGCAGATGATTCTATTTATTCTTTCTATTATATGGATACTTGGTGTGTTGATACTAATGACCTATAGTTTTATATCCTATTTAATGTTAAAACGTAAAGTCTGTATGGCGGTGCTCCTGCAGGACAATATTTTTGAGTGTGAAAGTATTTCTACGCCTTTTGTACTTGGAATTGTAAACCCTAAAATTTATTTACCAAAGGGACTTTCAGAAATAGAAAAAAGTTATATTTTAAAACATGAGCAAATCCATATCAGGCGATTTGATTATTTGATAAAGCCTTGTGCATTTTTAGCACTTTGTGTTCACTGGTTTAATCCTTTTGTATGGCTTAGTTTTGTGCTTATGAGTCACGATATGGAAATGTCCTGTGATGAACGGGTCATCAAGGAACTTGGTACAGACATCAAAAAGGATTATAGTACCTCCATATTATCTTTGGCAGTAAACAGAAAAATGGTAAATGGAAGCCCTCTTGCTTTTGGAGAAACAGGAGCAAAGGGGCGTATCAAAAACGTGCTAAACTATAAACGTCCTGCTTTTTGGGTAAGTATTGTGACAGTCATTGCAGTAGCAGCTATCGGTATCGGACTTGTTTCAAACCCCAATGCTTCTATTCATTATAAAAAAGAAAAAATTCATATGGCCGAAATTTGGGCAGAGGGGTTAAAAACACGAGATGGTAAATTGCGTTATGAAATCATGTCTGAGGACATGAAAGAAAAGTTTATTGTTGAGCAAAAAGCCGGTAGTGAAGAATGGTATTATAATATTGGCTATTCCAGTCCATGGGTTGTCAATTATGAGATTGAGGTAGAAGGGGATACTGCAAACATCATCTATTATATGACTGATAGTGACGGAGAAATATATGAAAAAACTGAGATAATTACTTTTGGAAAAGAAAATAATCAGTTTGTAATAATTAACGCAAGGGAAAAATTTGCCCATTATGAAGTAGTGCGCTACTTTGCAGCAACAGCGAGGGGGGCTATGGAGACTTATACAGAGGCGCTTCTTGAAAGCGATTACCCTGTACTTCTTTCACTTGTTCATACAGAGAATTTTGACCCTATAGGGCAGGACATTTGGGATACGGTTAAAATCGACAGTGTAAAAGTTATTAACGAGGATGTGCGTGAAAATAAGGCTTGCTATGGGTTAGAACTAGATATTAAGGATGGAGGAAGTTCTGCTTTTGAGGCAGGTGTTTTTCCCCGTTGGCTATGGCTTGTAAAAGGTGAAGGTGAGTCAGGTTGGTATGTAGAAGGCCTTATGACAAGTGGAGAACCAGATGCCAGTTGGTGGGGCTTTCAAAGTGAACAAATAGATGAAATAGATATGAAAGATTTAACAGAAAAATTAATCATAACAAGTGATCGTTATAACAATACAAAATATCCACTGATAGCGGAGCTTTCTCAAGAAGGTATTTATTTATATGGGATAAATTCTACTGGAAGTGGTGTTGTACTTAAATATGGAGAGAATATTCAGGTTTTCGATTGGATATATACAACCACTAGGTTTATTTTACCTGTTTTAGAAAAATATGATGTAGATGATGATGGAAAAGATGAAATCATGTGTGTACTTAATGTGGGTTCCGGTACAGGATTGTCAGTTTATGAGTTGCATATTTTAAAGTTTGATAAAACAGCCGGCTATATAGATTATGCCTTTAGTGATTATATAGAGCAAATTAAAACAATGTTTTCTTTTACATATAATGAAAACGAAAACAGTATCTTATTAAAGACAAAAAATGATAGCTACACCTATGTTCTTCCAAAGGAATATCAAGAACTTACTTTTAAAGATATAACTTATGGAGATATTGTCTACTTTTATATTTCAGATGGTTTGGAAATAAACATTTTACCAGCTATGGTTGCTGAGGAAGTTGCAAGCCCGTTGTTTTTAGAAGATATTATATTAAAAGGAGATATTCGATTTAAAGATGGGGAATTTCAAATTACTAGTTTACAAATAGTAGCAAATTGA
- a CDS encoding ATP-binding protein: protein MKEEKVSKKELDEIIRQDLNNFFDFEDINEVINFFLENIGKLTGASRVHVFLLRENTNIMDNTHEWCGPEVQPQKEKLQNIPTTSLAWWGEKMQKERYIQIEDVTKLPEEVIKEIKNLNLPQDKSILIFPIYIGTEMVGSIGTNNAREITKWRKEDIMLLDLVSKIFGNVIKRKRVEEALRTSEEALKNKNNELTAAFSLLKQTQAQLIHNEKLAGIGQLAAGVAHEINNPLGFVLSNFDMLKKYVQQLSRVVEGYMRFKEVVIQKNITDLKEELHEIDQLEKKNHLNFILGDFEDLIKESREGLKRVEEIVKGLRMFSRVDQINELEEYDLNLGIRTTLLVARNEIKYHAIVEEILEDIPIIFANGGKVNQVLLNILVNAAQAIKAKSMEEPGVIKIRTYEEGMNVVCEIEDDGIGIEKENLHKIFDPFFTTKQLGEGTGLGLSIAYEIITAHHNGEILVDSEAGVGAKFTIKIPKNYKYMAQGD, encoded by the coding sequence ATGAAAGAGGAAAAAGTTAGCAAAAAAGAGTTAGATGAAATAATAAGACAAGATCTAAATAACTTTTTTGACTTTGAAGATATCAATGAAGTAATCAATTTTTTTCTTGAAAACATTGGAAAGCTTACGGGAGCCAGTCGAGTTCATGTATTTTTATTAAGAGAAAATACAAATATTATGGATAATACCCACGAATGGTGTGGACCAGAGGTGCAACCGCAAAAAGAAAAATTACAGAATATTCCAACTACTTCTCTTGCTTGGTGGGGAGAGAAAATGCAAAAAGAGAGGTATATACAGATAGAGGATGTAACAAAGCTTCCTGAAGAAGTCATTAAAGAAATAAAAAATCTAAATTTACCACAGGATAAATCTATTTTAATATTTCCTATTTATATTGGAACAGAAATGGTAGGTTCCATTGGTACTAATAATGCAAGGGAAATTACAAAATGGCGCAAAGAAGATATTATGTTGTTGGATCTTGTTTCAAAAATTTTTGGCAATGTTATTAAGAGGAAGCGCGTGGAAGAGGCTTTGAGGACAAGTGAAGAAGCACTAAAAAACAAAAACAACGAATTAACCGCAGCCTTTAGTTTGTTGAAGCAGACACAAGCACAACTGATTCATAATGAGAAGTTAGCTGGCATAGGTCAGTTGGCGGCAGGAGTAGCCCATGAAATTAACAACCCTTTAGGATTTGTTTTAAGCAACTTCGATATGTTGAAAAAATATGTGCAGCAATTATCTAGAGTGGTTGAGGGGTATATGCGATTTAAGGAAGTGGTCATACAAAAAAATATTACTGACTTAAAGGAAGAACTTCATGAGATTGATCAGCTAGAGAAAAAAAATCATTTAAATTTCATACTAGGGGACTTTGAAGATTTAATTAAAGAATCAAGAGAAGGCTTGAAACGGGTAGAGGAAATTGTAAAGGGATTAAGAATGTTTTCGCGGGTGGATCAAATTAATGAACTTGAAGAATATGATCTTAATTTAGGCATAAGAACTACTCTTTTAGTAGCTAGAAATGAAATAAAATATCATGCAATTGTAGAAGAAATACTGGAGGATATCCCCATTATTTTTGCAAATGGAGGGAAAGTCAATCAAGTGCTGTTAAATATCCTAGTTAATGCAGCACAGGCTATAAAAGCCAAATCAATGGAGGAACCTGGTGTTATTAAGATAAGAACCTATGAAGAAGGTATGAATGTAGTTTGTGAAATAGAAGATGACGGTATTGGCATAGAAAAGGAAAATCTTCATAAAATTTTTGATCCGTTTTTTACAACAAAACAATTAGGAGAAGGTACTGGTCTGGGCTTAAGCATAGCTTACGAGATCATTACTGCCCATCATAATGGAGAGATATTAGTAGATAGTGAGGCTGGTGTTGGTGCTAAATTTACCATAAAAATTCCTAAGAACTACAAATATATGGCGCAAGGAGATTGA
- a CDS encoding response regulator, producing MSKKILFVDDETAILKSLKRLFMDADYEIFLAEGGEEALQFLSAENIDLLFTDVKMPGMDGYKLLEKVKKKYPLIIRVILSGYTEGKEIVEAIQKNLARTYILKPWNNEELLKFIEDTFEIQKLLKNKNNMNKFNNIPTLIGSYNRIKTLIEEKSDMEEIAKTIEEDQAIAAKVLHIANSAFYGVKTASIKQAITYLGSDNVEKIVLSTSIFNQLKDNDKITSVKKPLWNHASLTNKVLTFFYENLLNQKIPKWCETAGLLHDIGKVIILTQFPKEYETMLNNVNYHGNGKEDLEVEKSIIGNSHEEIGGYALYWWGLPYAMVEAALFHHHPLDEKVLNKNLVSMVHLANYYAWTMVDGVATCHLDMEIFDFLGITKTQCDGLIKKLKIK from the coding sequence ATGAGCAAAAAAATTTTATTTGTAGACGACGAAACGGCAATTTTAAAATCCCTAAAGCGTTTGTTTATGGATGCTGATTATGAGATTTTTTTAGCTGAAGGTGGAGAAGAAGCATTGCAGTTTTTATCAGCGGAAAATATAGATTTGCTATTTACAGATGTAAAAATGCCAGGAATGGATGGGTATAAGCTTTTGGAAAAGGTGAAAAAGAAATATCCTTTAATTATAAGGGTAATATTAAGTGGTTATACAGAAGGAAAAGAAATCGTAGAGGCTATACAAAAAAACCTAGCCAGAACTTATATTTTAAAACCCTGGAATAACGAAGAACTATTAAAATTCATAGAAGATACGTTTGAGATTCAGAAATTATTAAAGAACAAAAATAACATGAACAAGTTTAATAATATCCCAACATTAATAGGTTCCTATAATCGCATTAAAACGCTGATCGAGGAAAAAAGTGATATGGAAGAAATAGCAAAAACCATCGAAGAAGACCAAGCAATAGCAGCAAAAGTATTACATATTGCAAACTCTGCTTTTTATGGTGTGAAAACTGCATCTATTAAGCAGGCAATTACTTATTTAGGATCAGATAATGTAGAGAAAATCGTGTTATCCACAAGCATATTTAATCAACTAAAAGATAATGACAAAATTACTAGCGTAAAGAAACCTTTATGGAATCATGCAAGTTTAACGAATAAAGTATTGACTTTTTTCTATGAAAACCTTTTGAACCAAAAAATACCAAAATGGTGTGAAACAGCAGGTTTATTACATGATATAGGAAAGGTAATCATACTTACTCAGTTTCCCAAGGAATACGAAACAATGTTGAATAACGTGAATTATCATGGAAACGGTAAAGAAGATTTAGAAGTAGAAAAAAGCATAATAGGGAATTCTCATGAGGAGATTGGCGGTTATGCTTTATATTGGTGGGGATTACCTTACGCTATGGTGGAGGCAGCATTATTTCATCATCATCCATTAGACGAAAAAGTGTTAAATAAAAATCTAGTATCTATGGTACACCTTGCAAACTACTATGCTTGGACGATGGTAGATGGTGTAGCAACTTGTCACTTGGACATGGAGATTTTTGACTTTTTGGGCATAACAAAGACTCAGTGTGATGGACTCATAAAGAAACTGAAGATAAAATGA